One Ficedula albicollis isolate OC2 unplaced genomic scaffold, FicAlb1.5 N00500, whole genome shotgun sequence DNA segment encodes these proteins:
- the RACK1 gene encoding receptor of activated protein C kinase 1, whose protein sequence is MTEQMTLRGTLKGHNGWVTQIATTPQFPDMILSASRDKTIIMWKLTRDETNYGIPQRALRPPPILLGLGSVPLGLGSVLVLGSVPLGLGSVPWPGWLWPCPHTPEVSPRPCPPPQDESHSEWVSCVRFSPNSSNPIIVSCGWDKLVKVWNLANCKLKTNHIGHTGYLNTVTVSPDGSLCASGGKDGQAMLWDLNEGKHLYTLDGGDVINALCFSPNRYWLCAATGPSIKIWDLEGKIIVDELKQEVISTSSKAEPPQCTSLAWSADGQTLFAGYTDNLVRVWQVTIGTR, encoded by the exons ATGACGGAGCAGATGACCCTGCGCGGGACCCTGAAGGGCCACAACGGCTGGGTGACGCAGATCGCCACCACGCCGCAGTTCCCCGACATGATCCTGTCGGCCTCGCGCG ACAAAACCATCATCATGTGGAAGCTGACCCGTGACGAGACCAACTACGGGATCCCGCAGCGGGCgctgcgcccccccccc attctgctgggtttggggtcagtcCCATTGGGTTTGGGGTCAGTCCTGGTTTTGGGGTCAGTCCCATTGGGTTTGGGGTCAGTGCCGTGGCCGGGGTGGCTCTGGCCGTGTCCCCACACCCCTGAGGTGTccccccgtccctgtccccccccacAGGACGAGAGTCACTCCGAGTGGGTTTCCTGCGTGCGCTTCTCCCCCAACAGCAGCAACCCCATCATCGTGTCCTGCGGCTGGGACAAGCTGGTCAAG GTGTGGAACCTGGCCAACTGCAAGCTGAAGACGAACCACATCGGGCACACGGGTTACCTGAACACGGTCACCGTGTCCCCCGACGGCTCCCTCTGCGCCTCGGGGGGCAAG gacGGGCAGGCCATGCTGTGGGACCTGAACGAGGGCAAGCACCTGTACACGCTGGACGGGGGGGACGTGATCAACGCGCTCTGCTTCAGCCCCAACCGCTACTGGCTGTGCGCAGCCACGGGCCCCAGCATCAAGATATGG GACCTGGAGGGGAAGATCATCGTGGACGAGCTGAAGCAGGAGGTGatcagcaccagcagcaaagCGGAGCCGCCCCAGTGCACCTCGCTGGCCTGGTCGGCTGACGGGCAG